A window of the Brassica oleracea var. oleracea cultivar TO1000 chromosome C1, BOL, whole genome shotgun sequence genome harbors these coding sequences:
- the LOC106317400 gene encoding polyadenylate-binding protein-interacting protein 4, protein MNMQPGLPSKASTNGSPYIRGEREGVLNKAKSIKSHPANAASNGEAGSLKGDSRDGLVYLTTCKIGHLVEVHLKNGSVYSGIFHAADVEKDFGIILKMASLIKDGGLRGHKTRSEFVRKPPSKTFIIPADELVQVIAKDLSISSDGMSNAVQSEKSGELLTDSSISKSFHTDQGRELKPWIPDGDVPQGLDNVFDDPWKRGRGWDQFKVNESLFGVKSTFDEEIYTTKLDRGIRTREMEERAQRIAREIEGENTRDLHVAEERGFQLNEKFDIDEESKYSAVLPVDAFDDSGFDEEDDELLDTCNDETFGGSSTSTVQRPASSSGKGYEELRAASQPSRNNTSVDQSCSISDDHAQHLPSEQRSKDFNAPGSSISESQLGERRNKNNPEFSHSNRSAEESVSGHGDTKEGAKLGGGGTSAWKTVAEKERQVSEVSGKPKSESFTGQSASRRSSESRPGPSTSSRPGLSPSSSIGSLSSSEKSTLNPNAKEFKLNPNAKSFKPTAAARPQSPMADASFYYPAAPAPVQQMPGMPLGYGIQPQYPGQQQMIYYPGHQHPQAFYPPNAQPQFPQQQQQMMMGRQPRPQMVYMPPPPYQPDNPYNQGRE, encoded by the exons ATGAATATGCAACCTGGTCTTCCGTCTAAGGCTTCAACAAATGGATCTCCCTACATAAGAGGGGAAAGAGAGGGAGTTCTGAATAAGGCCAAGTCTATAAAGTCACATCCCGCAAATGCAG CATCCAATGGTGAAGCTGGAAGTTTGAAGGGGGATTCACGCGATGGTTTAGTGTACCTCACAACGTGTAAGATTGGGCATCTTGTGGAAGTGCATCTGAAAAACGGATCGGTTTATAGTGGTATATTTCATGCTGCTGACGTGGAGAAGGATTTTG GAATCATTCTAAAGATGGCATCCTTGATTAAAGATGGTGGTTTACGAGGGCATAAAACCCGTTCCGAGTTTGTCAGAAAGCCACCTTCCAAGACATTCATTATTCCTGCTGATGAACTTGTTCAAGTTATAGCTAAG GATCTCTCCATATCTAGTGACGGCATGTCGAATGCCGTTCAGAGTGAGAAGTCGGGGGAGCTGTTAACGGACTCTTCTATATCAAAGTCGTTTCATACTGACCAGGGAAGAGAGCTAAAACCCTGGATACCTGATGGGGATGTTCCTCAGGGTCTGGATAATGTGTTTGATGACCCTTGGAAAAG GGGTAGGGGGTGGGATCAGTTTAAGGTGAATGAGTCACTGTTTGGAGTCAAGAGCACTTTCGACGAGGAAATCTATACCACAAAACTTGACAGAGGTATTCGGACTAGAGAGATGGAAGAGAGAGCCCAGAGAATCGCGAGAGAGATTGAGGGTGAAAATACCCGAGATCTTCATGTAGCAGAG GAAAGAGGCTTTCAGCTTAATGAGAAATTTGATATTGACGAGGAATCTAAATACTCAGCTGTCCTTCCAGTTGATGCATTTGATGATAGTGGGTTTGATGAGGAGGACGACGAATTACTGGACACTTGCAACGATGAGACTTTTGGTGGTTCATCTACTTCTACTGTCCAGAGGCCAGCTTCTTCTAGTGGCAAGGGATATGAAGAATTACGG GCTGCCAGTCAGCCTTCTCGGAATAATACAAGTGTAGATCAAAGCTGCTCGATATCTGATGATCACGCTCAGCACCTTCCCTCTGAACAGCGATCCAAAGATTTTAATGCCCCAGGCAGCAGTATCAG TGAGAGCCAGTTGGGTGAGCGAAGAAACAAGAATAATCCAGAGTTTTCCCACAGTAACAGA TCAGCTGAGGAATCAGTTTCTGGTCATGGAG ATACCAAAGAAGGTGCAAAACTTGGTGGTGGTGGAACCTCGGCGTGGAAGACTGTTGCTGAGAAAGAAAGGCAAGTCAGTGAAGTTTCTGGTAAACCAAAATCTGAAAGCTTTACTGGGCAGTCGGCTTCAAGAAGAAGTTCAGAGAGCCGCCCAGGTCCTTCAACATCAAGTCGTCCTGGACTATCACCAAGCTCATCAATTGGTTCTTTGTCATCATCTGAAAAGTCCACTCTTAATCCGAATGCAAAG GAATTCAAACTGAATCCAAACGCAAAGAGTTTCAAACCAACAGCTGCTGCGCGACCTCAGTCTCCAATGGCAGATGCATCATTCTACTACCCTGCTGCACCTGCACCTGTTCAGCAGATGCCTGGAATGCCTCTTGGTTACGGA ATTCAACCGCAGTATCCAGGACAGCAGCAGATGATATATTATCCTGGCCACCAGCATCCTCAAGCCTTTTATCCTCCAAATGCACAACCCCAG TTTCCGCAGCAGCAGCAGCAAATGATGATGGGTCGTCAGCCTAGGCCGCAAATGGTTTACATGCCTCCTCCTCCGTACCAGCCG GACAATCCATATAATCAAGGACGAGAGTAA